One Microbacterium trichothecenolyticum DNA window includes the following coding sequences:
- a CDS encoding arginase family protein → MTRFIVAPQWQGSSSSRAMQLIDGAEAIAGDLPRAATTVLEAPPEAGDAQGTAVHRLTALVRMRERIEDAVRVSDEIAVVVGGDCGVALGAVSAVAGDDLAVVWIDAHADLNTPASSPSGAFHGMVLRALTGEGEEPLRLDPGIPPARIVLAGTRSVDAEEQRFIDAHAIAVITPGALADPDALVDAVVATGASRVHVHVDLDVLDPAEITGVSFAEPFGARTADVVASIRRLRERLPLAGATLTEFSPSSPAAAVDDLGTILRLIGALA, encoded by the coding sequence ATGACGCGTTTCATCGTCGCCCCGCAGTGGCAGGGTTCGTCGTCGTCGCGAGCCATGCAGCTCATCGACGGAGCCGAAGCCATCGCTGGAGACCTTCCGCGCGCCGCCACGACCGTGCTCGAGGCCCCTCCCGAAGCCGGTGACGCGCAGGGCACGGCGGTGCACCGGCTCACGGCTCTCGTGCGCATGCGCGAACGCATCGAAGACGCGGTGCGTGTGTCCGATGAGATCGCGGTCGTCGTGGGCGGCGACTGCGGGGTGGCCCTCGGCGCGGTGTCCGCCGTCGCCGGCGACGACCTCGCCGTCGTCTGGATCGACGCGCACGCCGACCTCAACACCCCCGCCTCTTCGCCCAGCGGCGCGTTCCACGGGATGGTGTTGCGCGCGCTCACGGGCGAGGGCGAGGAACCCCTGCGTCTGGACCCCGGCATCCCTCCCGCGCGTATCGTGCTCGCCGGAACACGCTCCGTGGATGCCGAGGAGCAGCGCTTCATCGACGCGCACGCCATCGCCGTCATCACCCCGGGAGCACTGGCCGACCCCGACGCTCTGGTCGACGCGGTGGTGGCCACCGGCGCGTCACGGGTCCACGTGCACGTCGACCTCGACGTACTCGACCCGGCCGAGATCACCGGCGTCTCCTTCGCGGAACCCTTCGGCGCCCGCACGGCCGATGTCGTGGCATCCATCCGCCGGCTGCGCGAACGACTCCCCCTCGCCGGGGCGACCCTGACCGAGTTCTCTCCCTCGTCGCCCGCCGCCGCCGTCGACGATCTGGGAACCATCCTGCGTCTGATCGGAGCCCTCGCGTGA
- a CDS encoding Fe-S oxidoreductase — translation MSPLPRPPAGWRERADRAVARGRRWDAFIPGVLLDSPISRIGYWYGCAVGWVWGSLWSTGRVEKRQGLWVFRGLPRWAFPRGGVCVGGCFLTGDARPTDVVLGHEAVHQRQWRRYGLLMPFLYALAGRDPLRNRFEIEAGLVEGNYVPRGS, via the coding sequence GTGAGCCCCCTCCCCCGGCCGCCGGCGGGCTGGCGCGAACGCGCCGACCGAGCCGTCGCCCGCGGCCGTCGATGGGACGCGTTCATCCCCGGGGTGCTGCTCGACTCCCCCATCAGCCGGATCGGCTACTGGTACGGCTGCGCGGTGGGATGGGTCTGGGGCTCGCTGTGGAGCACCGGGCGCGTCGAGAAGAGGCAGGGCCTCTGGGTGTTCCGCGGTCTGCCGAGGTGGGCGTTCCCGCGCGGCGGCGTCTGCGTGGGCGGGTGCTTCCTCACCGGAGACGCCCGGCCCACCGATGTCGTGCTGGGACACGAAGCCGTTCACCAGCGGCAGTGGCGCCGGTACGGCTTGCTCATGCCGTTCCTGTACGCCCTCGCGGGCCGCGACCCCCTGCGCAATCGCTTCGAGATCGAGGCGGGGCTGGTCGAGGGCAATTACGTGCCACGCGGCAGCTGA
- a CDS encoding SIP domain-containing protein encodes MTTSSEHNDAVCRASRHTRVQHLVTADESSLVELEALLSTLPICSTGRVFVEVPDASWIGHIAAPARMTLTWLDRSRRGGAPGTGRACAPGEALSRAVSGWAGEMLCCDDDATRVILLGGYLGTAEIVDDLVARHGVDAQAIHTPERFGLATAR; translated from the coding sequence ATGACCACGTCCTCCGAGCACAACGACGCCGTCTGCCGCGCGTCGCGGCACACGCGCGTGCAGCACCTGGTGACCGCCGACGAGAGCTCTCTCGTCGAGCTCGAGGCGCTGCTGTCGACGCTGCCGATCTGCTCGACCGGGCGCGTGTTCGTCGAGGTCCCCGATGCGTCGTGGATCGGCCACATCGCCGCCCCGGCACGCATGACGCTCACGTGGCTCGACCGCTCCCGCCGTGGCGGTGCCCCCGGCACCGGTCGCGCGTGCGCACCCGGCGAGGCGCTGTCGCGCGCCGTCTCGGGCTGGGCGGGCGAGATGCTGTGCTGTGACGACGACGCCACCCGCGTCATCCTGCTCGGCGGCTACCTCGGCACGGCCGAGATCGTCGACGACCTGGTCGCTCGCCACGGCGTCGATGCGCAGGCCATCCACACCCCCGAACGCTTCGGTCTCGCGACCGCACGCTGA
- a CDS encoding tyrosine-protein phosphatase, translating to MTGSLVPGATNFRDVGGLPAGEGRTREGVLFRSGNLVHLDDDGVRRLRDFGIRRVIDLRDEDELAHAPSRLEDLPVEVQHTPLFLGSVASFFSRELSLAEMYDGIVDDSADRVVQAVRGILVAQPALVHCTVGKDRTGVTVAVALAAAGVDREAVVDDYARTEQFLSPERNAAVLAAIRRVYPDNPHTEDLAARSPAPVMRALLARLDREYGSPAGYLRAHGLRDEELRRLREVLVG from the coding sequence GTGACGGGCTCGCTCGTCCCGGGGGCGACGAACTTCCGCGACGTCGGAGGACTTCCCGCCGGTGAGGGGCGCACGCGCGAGGGCGTGCTCTTTCGCTCGGGCAACCTCGTGCACCTCGACGACGACGGCGTCCGCAGGCTGAGGGATTTCGGCATCCGACGCGTGATCGATCTGCGCGACGAGGACGAACTCGCCCACGCGCCGAGCCGGCTCGAGGATCTCCCCGTCGAGGTGCAGCACACACCGCTCTTCCTCGGGTCGGTCGCGTCGTTCTTCTCTCGCGAGCTGAGTCTCGCCGAGATGTACGACGGGATCGTCGACGATTCCGCGGATCGTGTCGTGCAGGCGGTGCGGGGCATCCTGGTCGCTCAGCCCGCCCTCGTGCACTGCACCGTCGGCAAAGATCGCACCGGCGTCACCGTGGCGGTCGCGCTCGCCGCGGCCGGAGTCGACCGCGAGGCCGTCGTCGACGATTACGCGAGGACCGAGCAGTTTCTCTCTCCCGAGCGCAACGCTGCCGTGCTCGCCGCTATCCGTCGGGTGTACCCCGACAACCCCCACACCGAAGACCTCGCCGCGCGCTCACCCGCCCCGGTGATGCGTGCCCTCCTCGCGCGCCTGGACAGGGAGTACGGCTCACCCGCCGGTTACCTGCGGGCGCACGGTCTGCGCGACGAGGAACTGCGACGACTGCGCGAGGTGCTGGTGGGCTGA
- a CDS encoding carboxymuconolactone decarboxylase family protein, with the protein MGEEQRVHLSKKAPQAYAALRSFSTTVGRLAAEAGIDARLREIVQIHASQLNGCAYCVRVHVDAAVKAGLDADLIAQIATWRESGVFDERERAALALTESFTFIHDDGVADDVYDQAGGILSEQEYVALSWILVAINAFNRVAIAGRYPVPPRARTSAVASADAVPPATTTPRAPHAHEETPA; encoded by the coding sequence ATGGGCGAGGAACAGCGCGTACACCTGTCGAAGAAGGCTCCGCAGGCGTACGCGGCCCTGCGGTCGTTCTCCACCACCGTCGGTCGCCTGGCCGCCGAGGCCGGCATCGACGCGCGCCTGCGTGAGATCGTGCAGATCCACGCGTCGCAGCTCAACGGCTGCGCGTACTGCGTGCGCGTGCACGTCGACGCGGCGGTGAAGGCCGGACTCGACGCCGACCTCATCGCCCAGATCGCCACCTGGCGGGAGTCCGGGGTGTTCGACGAGCGCGAGCGCGCCGCCCTCGCGCTGACCGAGTCGTTCACCTTCATCCACGACGACGGCGTTGCCGACGACGTCTACGACCAGGCCGGCGGCATCCTGAGCGAGCAGGAGTACGTCGCGCTCAGCTGGATCCTGGTGGCGATCAACGCGTTCAACCGCGTGGCCATCGCCGGTCGTTACCCCGTGCCTCCGCGAGCGCGCACGTCCGCCGTCGCGAGCGCGGACGCCGTCCCGCCCGCGACGACGACTCCTCGCGCGCCGCACGCGCACGAGGAGACCCCCGCGTGA
- a CDS encoding alpha/beta fold hydrolase: protein MPALDEFSFLPAQAADLDRAVPVVRRVSLALSDGRALSGLRWGDTPPVVTLLHGAGLNAHTWDTTLLHLGVPALALDLPGHGESSWRDDAAYVARVLAPDVVTALETWTDTPQVLVGHSLGGLTAAAVAASRPDLVSRLVVVDITPGVDPRTGPAQIRAFFAGPTDWASRDELVDRALSFGLGGSRETATRGVFLNSRVRPDGRVEWKHHFAHLAAAAANAGADDETPDAVLAVLASTGWDDLAQVTSPVTLIRGERGFVTAADADVFVERVPAARVRVAATGHNAQEEDPAALAGAIRDEVGSVGNPG, encoded by the coding sequence ATGCCCGCGCTCGACGAGTTCTCGTTCCTGCCCGCACAGGCCGCCGACCTGGATCGCGCGGTCCCCGTCGTGAGACGGGTGAGTCTCGCGCTGTCCGACGGCCGCGCACTGAGCGGTCTGCGGTGGGGCGACACTCCCCCGGTCGTCACCCTGCTGCACGGGGCGGGGCTCAACGCCCACACGTGGGACACGACCCTGCTGCATCTCGGCGTGCCCGCCCTCGCGCTCGACCTCCCCGGCCACGGCGAGTCGTCGTGGCGCGACGACGCCGCGTACGTCGCCCGCGTGCTCGCCCCCGACGTCGTCACCGCTCTCGAGACCTGGACCGACACCCCGCAGGTGCTGGTCGGACACTCGCTGGGCGGACTCACGGCGGCCGCGGTCGCGGCATCCCGTCCCGACCTCGTCTCGCGCCTGGTCGTGGTCGACATCACCCCGGGTGTCGATCCCCGCACCGGTCCGGCGCAGATCCGGGCGTTCTTCGCCGGCCCCACCGACTGGGCGTCACGCGATGAACTCGTCGACCGCGCCCTGTCGTTCGGGCTGGGCGGCTCGCGCGAGACGGCGACGCGCGGCGTTTTCCTCAACTCGCGCGTCCGCCCCGACGGCCGCGTCGAGTGGAAGCACCATTTCGCCCATCTCGCCGCGGCCGCGGCCAACGCCGGTGCCGACGACGAGACCCCGGATGCCGTGCTCGCCGTGCTCGCCAGCACCGGTTGGGACGATCTGGCCCAGGTGACGAGCCCCGTGACGCTGATCCGCGGTGAGCGTGGCTTCGTCACGGCGGCCGACGCCGACGTGTTCGTCGAACGCGTGCCCGCGGCACGGGTGCGGGTCGCGGCCACCGGGCACAACGCCCAGGAGGAGGATCCCGCCGCGCTCGCCGGAGCCATCCGCGACGAGGTGGGGAGCGTCGGCAACCCGGGCTGA
- a CDS encoding ABC transporter substrate-binding protein, which produces MLRRAALATSALLIGAVLLTSCTGSNTATTPTGPANPDATLAVGLSLEPSNLDIRHTSGAALEQALIDNVYQGLVTRNGDDDNAIVAALATAWNISPDGLTYTFTLRDGVTFHDGSALTADDVVTSLQTAKDDATIQNSADLANVASIASPDASTVVITLAQPNIDFLFALTGRAGLIFKNGDTTNFQTAANGTGPFRVEAWNTGQSLTLARYDGYWGERAGVAEVVLDYIPDRSAAVNAAVNGDVDVALEIDPELQSQIEGTGNFTIESGLTTDKATLAFNNQRAPLTDQRVREALRLAIDHDALVQTVVAAQTLNGPIPPLDPGYEDLTGSISYNPDRARELLAEAGAENLSLTLTIPNVYPTSIPTFLVSSFADVGVTLKVNSVDFTTWLQDVYTNHDYDLSFVRHVEARDFGNWANPSYYFGYDNPQVQSLYAQSLATTDEQQSSDLLAEAARIVDDEDAADWLFLSAPRAAVSTKVANFPKNSLNVRLPLAGVTVSSE; this is translated from the coding sequence ATGCTGCGCCGCGCTGCCCTCGCTACGAGCGCGCTCCTGATCGGAGCCGTCCTGCTCACCTCGTGCACCGGTTCGAACACCGCCACGACCCCCACCGGGCCGGCGAACCCGGATGCCACGCTCGCCGTGGGTCTGTCGCTCGAACCGTCGAACCTCGACATCCGCCACACCAGCGGAGCCGCGCTCGAGCAAGCACTCATCGACAACGTGTACCAGGGCCTCGTCACCCGCAACGGCGACGACGACAACGCCATCGTCGCGGCCCTCGCGACGGCGTGGAACATCTCGCCCGACGGCCTCACCTACACCTTCACCCTGCGCGACGGCGTCACCTTCCACGACGGCAGCGCGCTCACCGCCGACGACGTGGTGACCTCGCTGCAGACCGCGAAAGACGACGCGACGATCCAGAACAGCGCCGACCTCGCGAACGTCGCCTCGATCGCCTCGCCCGACGCCTCGACCGTCGTCATCACCCTCGCCCAGCCCAACATCGACTTCCTCTTCGCCCTGACCGGCCGGGCGGGCCTGATCTTCAAGAACGGCGACACGACCAACTTCCAGACCGCCGCCAACGGCACCGGGCCCTTCCGGGTCGAGGCGTGGAACACCGGGCAGAGCCTGACGCTCGCCCGTTACGACGGCTACTGGGGCGAGAGGGCCGGCGTCGCCGAAGTCGTGCTCGACTACATCCCCGACCGCAGCGCCGCCGTGAACGCCGCCGTCAACGGCGACGTCGATGTCGCGCTCGAGATCGACCCCGAGCTGCAGAGCCAGATCGAGGGCACGGGGAACTTCACGATCGAGTCGGGTCTGACCACCGACAAGGCCACGCTGGCATTCAACAACCAGCGTGCCCCCCTCACCGACCAGCGCGTTCGCGAGGCCCTGCGCCTGGCGATCGACCACGACGCCCTCGTTCAGACAGTCGTCGCGGCGCAGACGCTGAACGGTCCGATCCCGCCCCTCGACCCGGGCTACGAGGACCTCACCGGCAGCATCTCGTACAACCCCGACCGCGCGCGCGAACTCCTCGCCGAGGCGGGAGCCGAGAACCTGAGCCTGACGCTGACGATCCCGAACGTGTACCCGACGTCGATCCCGACGTTCCTCGTGTCGTCGTTCGCCGACGTGGGCGTCACCCTCAAGGTGAACTCCGTGGACTTCACGACCTGGCTGCAAGACGTGTACACGAACCACGACTACGACCTGAGCTTCGTGCGCCACGTGGAGGCCCGCGACTTCGGCAACTGGGCGAACCCGTCGTACTACTTCGGCTACGACAACCCCCAGGTGCAGAGTCTGTACGCCCAGTCGCTCGCGACCACCGACGAGCAGCAGTCGTCCGACCTGCTCGCCGAGGCCGCGCGCATCGTGGACGATGAGGATGCCGCTGACTGGCTGTTCCTGTCGGCCCCGCGCGCCGCGGTGTCGACGAAGGTCGCGAACTTCCCGAAGAACTCCCTCAACGTGCGCCTGCCGCTGGCGGGCGTGACGGTCTCGTCGGAGTGA
- a CDS encoding ABC transporter permease — MIRYALTRLGLLVLGLAVASALIFVSLRVLPGDVAQLIAGAEATPQQVAALRASLGLDVPLWQQYLDWVGGLLRGDLGTSLITGTSVVAEVVDKARVTVPLAAMSLTIALLIGIPLGVLSALGRRRVGGTVLSVGAQALAAVPVVWAGMMLVVVFAVWLGWLPPQGFPRAGWDDPGAALRALILPALTIGVVEGAMLLRFVRSATLQALGQDYVRTAAAKGLTRTRALLTHGLPNVGLSVITVLGLQIAGIIVGAVVIEQLFTLPGVGRMLVADVASRDLPKVQGELLALTGFVLVVGFVVDLVHRLVDPRQREAS; from the coding sequence GTGATCCGCTACGCGCTGACACGGCTGGGCCTGCTCGTTCTGGGCCTGGCCGTGGCCAGCGCGCTGATCTTCGTCTCGCTCCGGGTACTCCCGGGCGATGTCGCCCAGCTGATTGCCGGGGCCGAGGCCACCCCGCAGCAGGTCGCCGCCCTGCGGGCGAGCCTCGGCCTCGACGTTCCCCTCTGGCAGCAGTACCTCGACTGGGTCGGCGGGCTGCTGCGCGGCGACCTCGGCACGTCCCTGATCACGGGCACCTCGGTCGTCGCCGAGGTCGTTGACAAGGCCCGTGTCACCGTGCCCCTCGCGGCGATGTCGCTCACGATCGCGCTGCTCATCGGCATCCCTCTCGGCGTCCTGTCGGCCCTCGGCCGGCGACGGGTGGGCGGGACCGTCCTCAGCGTGGGTGCTCAGGCCCTCGCCGCGGTGCCCGTGGTGTGGGCGGGAATGATGCTCGTGGTGGTGTTCGCCGTGTGGCTGGGGTGGCTGCCGCCGCAGGGCTTCCCCCGCGCGGGCTGGGACGATCCCGGCGCAGCATTGCGCGCGCTCATCCTGCCCGCGCTGACGATCGGCGTCGTCGAAGGCGCCATGCTGCTGCGCTTCGTGCGCAGCGCCACCCTGCAGGCGCTCGGCCAGGACTACGTGCGCACCGCCGCCGCCAAAGGCCTGACCCGCACACGCGCGCTGCTGACTCACGGCCTGCCCAACGTAGGACTGTCGGTCATCACGGTGCTGGGCCTGCAGATCGCCGGGATCATCGTCGGCGCGGTCGTGATCGAGCAGCTGTTCACCCTGCCCGGCGTCGGGCGCATGCTCGTCGCCGACGTCGCCTCACGCGACCTGCCCAAGGTGCAGGGCGAGTTGCTCGCGCTGACCGGCTTCGTGCTGGTCGTGGGCTTCGTCGTCGATCTCGTGCACCGTCTCGTCGATCCCCGACAGCGGGAGGCCTCGTGA
- a CDS encoding ABC transporter permease has protein sequence MSTLRRLWALGTGRFGILVVVVLVVAALVSLVWTPFDPAAVDARALRLEPSWPHVLGTDGTGRDIASLLMAGARTTIVVAVGAGVVASLLGLALAALGSLSAHWVRESIAVLVDILIAFPVLIIAMMISAVWGGSLAVVIWSVGIGFGVNIARVTRPELRRVLQSDFVLAGRASGLTSWQNFTRHLLPNVAPVFIVHLSWSMAAAVLAEAGLSYLGFGAPVTQPSWGVLLNDLQRYIAVHPLTVVWPGLAITLTVLGFNLLGDALREATDPTLADRAPSARTNVPGVVA, from the coding sequence GTGAGCACCCTGAGACGTCTCTGGGCCCTCGGCACGGGCCGGTTCGGCATCCTGGTCGTCGTCGTGCTCGTGGTCGCGGCGCTCGTGTCGCTGGTGTGGACGCCGTTCGACCCCGCCGCCGTCGACGCCCGCGCGCTGCGGCTCGAGCCGTCGTGGCCGCACGTGCTCGGCACCGATGGCACCGGCCGCGACATCGCGAGCCTGCTGATGGCCGGCGCGCGCACGACGATCGTCGTCGCCGTGGGCGCCGGAGTCGTCGCCTCGCTGCTGGGTCTGGCGCTGGCGGCGCTCGGCTCGCTGAGCGCCCACTGGGTGCGCGAGAGCATCGCGGTGCTCGTCGACATCCTCATCGCGTTCCCCGTGCTCATCATCGCCATGATGATCTCGGCCGTGTGGGGCGGCTCGCTCGCGGTCGTGATCTGGTCGGTCGGCATCGGCTTCGGCGTCAACATCGCCCGCGTCACCCGACCGGAACTGCGCCGCGTGCTGCAGAGCGACTTCGTGCTCGCCGGACGCGCGAGCGGTCTGACCTCGTGGCAGAACTTCACGCGGCACCTGTTGCCGAACGTCGCGCCGGTGTTCATCGTCCACCTGTCGTGGAGCATGGCGGCGGCGGTGCTCGCCGAGGCGGGTCTGTCGTACTTGGGCTTCGGCGCCCCGGTGACCCAGCCGTCGTGGGGCGTGCTGCTGAACGACCTGCAGAGGTACATCGCCGTGCACCCGCTCACGGTGGTGTGGCCGGGCCTGGCGATCACCCTCACGGTGCTCGGGTTCAACCTGCTGGGCGACGCCCTGCGTGAAGCGACCGACCCGACGCTCGCCGATCGTGCCCCCTCGGCCCGTACGAACGTTCCGGGGGTGGTCGCGTGA
- a CDS encoding ATP-binding cassette domain-containing protein codes for MSLVVHDLRVVIGGRSVVDGVSFEVPDGARVGLIGESGSGKSLTALAILGLLPDGAKATGSVRWNGREILGLPDRELARLRGDDIGMVFQEPRTALNPLRTVGRQIGESVRIHEGVSRREALRRAVVEAERVALPDPGRIVARYPHQLSGGQRQRVAIAMALACRPRLLIADEPTTALDVTIQAGILRLLRALVHDAGTSLVFITHDLAVLAQVATHAVVLEHGRVVEQGEVDALLRAPSSPITQALLRDATATLWHPETAVPDAATPADAPTAAATPAAATPGEETP; via the coding sequence GTGAGCCTCGTCGTTCACGACCTGCGGGTCGTCATCGGTGGACGCAGCGTGGTCGACGGCGTCTCGTTCGAGGTGCCCGACGGCGCCCGTGTCGGTCTCATCGGCGAGTCGGGGTCGGGCAAGTCCCTGACGGCGCTGGCGATCCTCGGGCTCCTGCCCGACGGAGCGAAAGCGACCGGCAGCGTGCGGTGGAACGGCCGCGAGATCCTGGGTCTGCCCGACCGTGAGCTGGCCCGTCTCCGCGGCGACGACATCGGCATGGTCTTCCAAGAACCCCGCACCGCCCTCAACCCCCTCCGTACCGTCGGTCGTCAGATCGGGGAGTCGGTGCGCATCCACGAGGGCGTCTCACGCCGCGAGGCCCTGCGACGGGCCGTCGTCGAGGCGGAGCGCGTCGCCCTCCCCGACCCCGGGCGCATCGTCGCGCGCTACCCGCACCAGCTCTCCGGCGGTCAGCGCCAGCGCGTGGCGATCGCCATGGCCCTCGCGTGCCGCCCCCGCCTGCTCATCGCCGACGAGCCGACCACCGCCCTCGACGTGACGATCCAGGCCGGCATCCTGCGCCTGCTGCGCGCGCTCGTCCACGACGCGGGCACGTCACTGGTGTTCATCACGCACGACCTCGCGGTGCTCGCGCAGGTCGCCACCCACGCCGTCGTGCTCGAGCACGGACGCGTGGTCGAGCAGGGCGAGGTCGACGCGCTCCTGCGGGCCCCGTCGTCGCCGATCACGCAGGCGTTGCTGAGAGATGCGACCGCGACCCTCTGGCATCCCGAGACGGCCGTCCCGGATGCCGCGACCCCGGCCGACGCGCCGACGGCGGCCGCGACGCCCGCTGCCGCCACCCCGGGTGAGGAGACACCGTGA
- a CDS encoding ABC transporter ATP-binding protein, which produces MTEALIRARGLSRTYPAPRRGFGRPERTTALDDVDLSVRAGSAVGIIGESGSGKSTLVRLLLGLDVPTAGTVEVDGRPVDARGSARSLHGLRRATGMVFQDPYASLDPRMNVGRIVGEPLWALGIEGDRRARVREVLEQVGLDADVTTRFPHEFSGGQRQRIALARAIVHRPRILVGDEPLSALDVTVRAQILRLLARLRTEQQLTLVLVSHDIGVVQNVCDEVVVMKDGRVVEQGPTEKVLLQPQAAYTRQLLASIPTLPG; this is translated from the coding sequence GTGACCGAGGCGCTCATCCGCGCGCGCGGCCTCTCGCGCACCTACCCGGCTCCGCGCCGCGGTTTCGGGCGGCCCGAGCGCACGACCGCGCTCGACGACGTCGATCTGTCGGTGCGCGCCGGGTCGGCCGTGGGCATCATCGGCGAGTCCGGGTCGGGCAAGTCGACACTCGTGCGATTGCTCCTCGGCCTGGACGTGCCGACCGCAGGGACGGTAGAGGTCGACGGCCGCCCCGTCGACGCCCGGGGCTCGGCGCGCTCGCTGCACGGGCTCCGCCGTGCGACGGGCATGGTGTTCCAAGACCCGTACGCCTCGCTCGACCCCCGCATGAACGTCGGCCGTATCGTCGGCGAGCCCCTCTGGGCGCTCGGCATCGAGGGAGACCGGCGTGCGCGCGTGCGCGAGGTGCTCGAGCAGGTGGGCCTCGACGCCGACGTGACGACGCGGTTCCCCCACGAGTTCTCGGGCGGTCAGCGCCAGCGCATCGCCCTCGCGCGGGCCATCGTGCACCGCCCGCGTATCCTCGTCGGCGACGAGCCGCTGTCGGCGCTCGATGTCACCGTGCGCGCGCAGATCCTCCGGCTCCTCGCGCGCCTGCGCACCGAACAGCAGCTCACCCTCGTGCTCGTCTCGCACGACATCGGCGTCGTGCAGAACGTCTGCGACGAGGTCGTGGTGATGAAGGACGGTCGGGTCGTCGAGCAAGGACCGACCGAGAAGGTGCTGCTGCAGCCCCAGGCGGCGTACACGCGGCAGCTGCTCGCGTCGATTCCGACGCTGCCCGGCTGA
- a CDS encoding M4 family metallopeptidase, with protein MTPGIVPPFLLDRLASTDDPRLARAAAAARKTLAMPRPPRPTRTRLRLSIDGDALVAEAVPAPDRIVSDAQNSENLPGRRVRSEDEAASGDSAVDEAYDGLGETFDFFWDAFARNGIDATGGSLLATVHYGDDYDNAFWNGERMVFGDGDGEVFVGFTRSLSVIAHELGHGVTEAAGGLAYQGQSGALNESLSDVFGALAEQHHLGQRADEASWLIGRGIFAAAVQGDALRSMRAPGTAYDDDVLGKDPQPGHMRDYIDTDDDNGGVHINSGIPNRAFYLAAAALGGFAWERAGLIWYRTLTAGTLSPTADFAAFAVATLAAATSEYGEESEEVAAVRAAWAGVGVEEDAGA; from the coding sequence ATGACCCCCGGCATCGTTCCCCCCTTCCTGCTCGACCGACTTGCCTCCACAGACGACCCGCGTCTCGCCCGTGCCGCCGCGGCCGCACGCAAGACGCTGGCGATGCCGCGACCGCCGCGGCCCACGCGCACCCGTCTGCGCCTGTCGATCGACGGCGACGCGCTCGTCGCCGAGGCCGTGCCGGCGCCCGATCGCATCGTCTCCGACGCGCAGAACAGCGAGAACCTGCCGGGGCGGCGCGTGCGCAGCGAAGACGAGGCGGCATCGGGTGACAGCGCGGTCGACGAGGCCTACGACGGCCTCGGCGAGACCTTCGACTTCTTCTGGGACGCCTTCGCGCGCAACGGCATCGATGCGACGGGCGGCTCACTGCTGGCCACCGTGCACTACGGCGACGATTACGACAACGCGTTCTGGAACGGCGAGCGCATGGTCTTCGGCGACGGCGACGGCGAGGTGTTCGTCGGGTTCACCCGCTCGCTCAGTGTCATCGCGCACGAGCTGGGTCACGGGGTGACCGAGGCCGCCGGGGGCCTCGCGTACCAGGGCCAGTCGGGCGCGCTGAACGAGTCGCTGTCGGACGTGTTCGGTGCTCTCGCCGAGCAGCATCACCTCGGTCAGCGCGCCGATGAGGCGTCATGGTTGATCGGACGGGGCATCTTCGCAGCCGCCGTGCAGGGCGACGCGCTGCGGTCGATGCGTGCCCCCGGAACGGCGTACGACGACGACGTCCTGGGCAAAGACCCGCAGCCCGGGCACATGCGCGACTACATCGACACCGACGACGACAACGGCGGCGTTCACATCAACTCCGGCATTCCCAACCGCGCGTTCTACCTCGCGGCGGCCGCCCTGGGCGGCTTCGCCTGGGAGCGAGCCGGACTCATCTGGTATCGCACGCTCACGGCGGGCACGCTCTCGCCGACCGCCGACTTCGCCGCGTTCGCCGTCGCCACCCTCGCCGCCGCGACCAGCGAGTACGGTGAGGAGTCGGAGGAGGTCGCCGCCGTCCGCGCCGCGTGGGCCGGGGTCGGCGTCGAGGAGGATGCCGGAGCCTGA
- a CDS encoding protealysin inhibitor emfourin — protein sequence MPEPDDEHLVIVVVRSGGIAGLSKQWRAEPDPARAPYWRELVEKCPWDATPAATSGADHYQWRIEVQRGDTAVRRARLGDGQIEGPWRALVDEVRNAASR from the coding sequence ATGCCGGAGCCTGACGACGAGCACCTGGTCATCGTCGTGGTGCGCTCGGGCGGCATCGCCGGCCTGTCGAAGCAGTGGCGGGCCGAACCCGACCCCGCCCGTGCGCCCTACTGGCGTGAGCTCGTCGAGAAGTGCCCGTGGGACGCGACCCCGGCAGCCACCTCCGGGGCGGACCACTACCAGTGGCGCATCGAGGTGCAGCGCGGTGACACCGCCGTGCGCCGCGCGCGCCTGGGCGACGGGCAGATCGAGGGCCCCTGGCGCGCGCTCGTCGACGAGGTGCGCAACGCCGCCAGCCGGTGA